ACAGCCCCCTTACGATCGGCTCCGGCGGCGTTTCAGCTTACGGCAGCATATCATTGGCGGCCTCGGGTTCTGATAACCTTACAATCGCTGGAAACATCGCGTCATCGTATGGAAATATCAGCCTGATGGCGCCCGGTGGCAGTATTGCCGTCAGCCCCGGTGTCAGTTTGAGCGCCCCGTATGGCACGATAACGCTGAATAGTGTATCTACCGGTACCGACGCTTTGGCGGTTGTAGGCAATAACACGGCTACCGACTATACGGTATCTTCACTGTTAACGGCGATGGGACTAATAACGTCGGATGAAAGTGGCGATGATGAAGATCAACGTAAGAAGAAAAATAAGGAAGGCGGAGACCAGAAGACCGATGAAAAGAAAATGGACGACGACAAGAAGTATTGTAATTAGCTTATTACTGCTGTCTTTTTTGCTGATGTTAAGCCCTGTGGCCTTTGCCGAGGTAGAGGTGGGCAAGGTTACGCACTTGAGCGGGCCGCTCCTGGCCAAAAAGGCGGACGGCACGACGCGGGTCTTGTCCATAAACTCTGCCATTGAACAGGGTGATACCTTAGCTACCGAAAAAAAGACCTACGCGCGGATCAAGTTCACCGACAACAGCGAGATCAACATGCGCCCCGGCACCCAGCTTAAGGTATCACAGTATCACTTCGATCAGGCCAAACCGGCGGAGGACAAGGCCGTTTATAACCTGGCCAAGGGAGGGATGCGCGCCCTCACGGGGTTGATAGGTAAGCGGGGTGATCAGGATAGCTACAAATTACTGACGGAGACTGCGGTAGCAGGCGTCAGGGGCACCACTTATGAAGTAAAAATTTGCGACGGCAACTGCGGATCGGTTCCGAACGGGTTGTATTTATTTGTCCTGGAAGGAATTATCAGTGTCAGCAACGCGGCCGGCACGCAGAATGTGACCGCGGGCCAGTACGTATATGTGCAGACAGCGACGTCCATACCGACAATTCTACCCGGCAATCCCGGCATTGACTTCACACTGCCCGCATCAATCGCCGATGCGCCGAAACCCGGCGATGGTGAAGCAAAGAAAAATGATCCCGGCTGTATCGTGCGGTGAGGGCGCGGGCTCAACGAAGCATGGAAATACCATCTGTCATTCCGAACCCCTTATCAGGTACGGGGCAGACCCGATCCGGAATCCAGGTGTAAAAGTACTGGATACCGGCCTACGCCGGTATGACGATCTGTTTTATTTGCTGGTTCAGGCTTGTAGCCTGAATCAGTTTTTAATATCCTTTTGTTAATGTTAAGGTTCAATCTGCAAGATTGAACCAGCGACAGGGCTGGATACCGACCTACGCCGGTATGACGTTCTATTTTCTTAAATAAAAATCTCCCCTAACCCCTCTTTACCAAAGAGGGGGGGCAGAGGGTTTTCTCCTTGCTAAAGAGGGGAATAATAATAAATTCCCCCTTTAGAAAAGGGGGATGAAGGGGGATTTGAGGTGTATCCTACATCGGATTAAACCAGCCAAGACAGGCCAGTCACAAGGATTTATCCGTTTGAAACGCCAAGACAAACCGGTAGACAAGAAGATATCGTACAGGAACAGATTGAACCGCCTCCTGGCTTCTTTTACAACCCTTTCGACCGAACGACGCGCCGCCATCCTCCTCGTATTGATTTTACTTCTCGCCGCACTGCTTCGGCTCATCGCCCTCGCTAACTGGGGGGACAGCCTCTACTCAAATTTTCTGCTCTGGGACGAACGGATCTACGACGACTGGGCGCAGAAGGCGGCTGCCGGGGCGATGTCCCCTTTCCCTGTGGCTGAGTTCGCCGCCCTTCCCGCCTATCTCATGGTTTTTGTTTATAAAATAATCTCGCCCGATCCATTTTTCATCCGGCTCCTGAATATCCTCTGCGGCCTGATCACCTGCTGGTTGATTTACAAGATCGGCGCGGAATTGGGCGGTGAACAAGTCGGTATGCCTGCCGGCCACTGGACAGGCCGGCAGATTGGAATGGCGGCGGCGCTCCTGGCCTGCCTCTACAAGCCATTTATCTTCTTTAACGTCACTATCCTGAAGGAATCCCTCGGTATTTTCCTTTTCGCAGCGGTCATTTACCTGCTCCTTATAATCCTGCGCCGCCCGGAGACCTGGCGGATACTACTGCTTGCCATTGCGGCGGGACTGCTCGCCAATGTCCGGCTGAACGCCATCGTCCTGATCCCCTGGATTGGCCTCCTGATCGCCTGGGCCGCCTGGCGGGATAACTGGCCGTGGAAGCGCTTCGCTACGACCGCCGCTCTGTTCGTGGTCGGGCTCGCCCTCAGCCTTGCCCCATTTCTGGCCGCCCAGTATCGCCTGACCGGCGAGATGCGGCCCACGGCGGCAGGGGGATTCAATCTCTACCTGGCGAACAATCCCGATAATCCCCTCCCCTACTACCGGCCCGTGTCTTTCGCCTCCTCCGACCCGGCCGAACAGGCCGTCCAGTTCACGATCGAGGCAAGCCGCCGGACGGGGAAAAAGCTCTCGCCGCAGGAGGCCTCGGACTTCTGGACCCGCGCGGTGGTGAAAGAGACCCTCGCAAGGCCCGCCGCCTTCGCCGTGAAGCTCGGGCAGAAGACCCTGACCCTCTTCAACGCCTTTGAGGGCGAGGACAACTACCACATCGGTTTCATGGGCCGGTTCATCCCCTTCTTCCATTTCCCGCTGCCCGGCCTGGCGCTGCTCCTTCCCCTCGGAATGGCGGGAATCATCTTCCGCGCCCGTTCCCGTGCGACCTTTGCCGTCATCTCCATCGCCTGTCTCTACGCCCTGACGCTCATCGTCTTTTTTACCAACATGCGAATCGGAATCCCGCTTGCCGTCATCCTGATACCCTTCGCCGTCCTGGGGATCGCCGATCTCTGGCAGTGGTTCCGTGAGTGCCAGACCGGGAAAATTATTGCCTTCGGCGCGGTGGCGTTGGCCTTCCTGATGATTGAATTCATCCCCGTCGCCGGGACGGGGGACATGACCGCCTACTACAACGCCCACGCCATCAACCTGGCCACCAAGGGATTTGAACCGGAGGCCGTCCGCTACTGGCAGGAATCCGCCGCGATGAATCGCCCCTATTCGGCCTATGCGAACTACGCCCTGGCGACCGTCTCCCTCCGGAGAGGTGATCCGGAGGCGGGGAAACGCTACCTGGCGCAGATCCCCGATGCCTCTTTCGTTGCGGCGCAGAAGTACGAGCTGCTGGGAGATATCCTTTGGCGCGAGGGACGAACGAACGAGGCCGTCGCCGCCTACAGGCGCTCGCTCTCGATCAACGCGGGACAGCGCCAAGTATATATGAAGATGATCCGGATTTTTGAGACGTTCAATCCATCCGAAGCGACCCGTTTGCGCCAACAACTCGCCTGGGTCGCTTCTTTCTATCCTGCCGAGTAACCGTTATTCCAGCAGCTTCTCTGCCCCGGAGACCATGACGGTGGTTTTTCCGACGGCCTGCTGGTCATGGTGGGCTATCACCACCATAAAGGGGATATTGCCGTTGGGATTGAGGCGATCGCCGGTTACATTGCTGCCCAGAGGCTCGGAAAGCATGCGTTTGAGCTGGTTTTCCGATAAGGTCGCCAGCTCGCCATCAGTGAGGATCTTGCCGCAAAATGAGGTCCATTCTCCGATAATGCTGCCGGCGGTATCGTATAACCTGCCCCTTACCTGCACGCGCGTCAGAGGGTACTTCCCCTTGTTGACGACCGTGCCTTCCACCACGCGCAGATTACCCATGAGCCAGTTATTGACAAAATGCTGCCGCACATCCTGCGGAATCGCCTGCCCCCATACTGAACCCGGCTGCCCGATGAGATTTTCCGCCCAGGGGAAATACGGGGAGAGCGCATCTGCCACTCGCTGCCGGTCTTCAGGAAAAACCCCGATATAGACACCGGTCAATACTATGATCACGAGAAGCACCAGTAAGATATAGGCAAAAACTTTCAGAACGGGATGCATTTTATTCTTTTCTTCGGCCCCCGTTGGTTTCAGCCGGGCGCTCACATCCCTGGTCAAGCCTTCGCTTTCGACGCTGAACATATCATCGTCAAATTCCTTGACCGACGAACCTGGCCTGGCTGCATCGTCAATCGCATCCTGGATTCCCTTCACCCGGGACAACAGCTTGGCGTCGCTCGTTTGTCCGGAAGTGGTTTCTGCGCTGTCCGGCTGGATAGAGAGAATAGGTTCCGTGGGAGAGGTCGTGGCACCGCCGTCCGGGACTGCTGCTTTATTATCCGGCTCCGCTGGAAGGCTGGCCTGTTTCTCCCAGGAGGGATTATCCTGAAAAAACACGTCCTGGCAACGGCCGCACCGGACCCATACGCCCTCCCCGGTCATGATTTGATCGTCAAACCGGAAATCAGTCTCACACTTTCTGCACCTGATAATCATCATCTTCTTCTCTCCATTAAAACATTCATCCCCTGATAACACAAATGTCTGGTAAAAAACGGGCCTTTTCATTGAAATCCAGGCCGTAACCCACAATAAAACCATCTTCGACGGTAAATCCCACATAGTCGGCTTCGAAATCCACCTGCCGCCGGGCGCGCTTGTCCAGAAAAGCGCATACCTTGATGGAACGCGGATTTCTTTCCTGCAGCCAGTTTACCAGCCAGGTCAGGGTAAGGCCACTGTCTATGATGTCTTCCACAATAAGAATCTCCTGGTCTTTGATGGAGGTCTCAATATCCTTGGTCATGACGACCTTCCCGGAGCTCGTGGCGTCAGCGCCGTAACTGGCCAGCCGGACAAAATCTACGCGGCAGGGGATGGAGAGGCAACGGATCAGATCGGCCATGAAGATAAAGGCGCCCTTGAGGATGCCGATCACAATGAGCTCCCGCCCCTGATAGTCGCGGGAGATATCGGCCGCCAATTCCTTGACCCTTTTTTCAATCAGCTCCCGCGGATAGAGAATTTCTCTTTGCAGCGTTTCCAAATTCACGAGCCCCCATATTCCGGCGCATACACTACCGAAGGTAACAAATACTGTCAATGAAAATCATGAAGGCGAATAAAATTGCAGATCAGAGGCAAAGGTGCTAAAGAAGCGCGCCGTGATCATAGGGGTTAGGGGGTCAGGAGCAAAGATGGACTGGGAAGATTTGCTGATAGCCGTGGAAAAACCGAGCCGCTATTTGGGGACGGAGGTCAATGCCGTGCGCAAGGGGCGGGAAGCGGAGCTGCGGTTTGTCCTGGCCTTCCCCGACACCTATGAAGTCGGGATGTCGCATCTGGGCATCCAGATCCTCTATGAACTGCTGAACCGTATCCCCACCGTGGCCGCGGAAAGATGCTTTGCTCCCTGGCCCGATATGGAACGGCTCCTGCGGAAAAAAAACCTCCCGCTGACTTCGCTGGAGACGCATCGGCCTCTTGGCGCCTTCGACCTGGTCGGATTTTCCCTCCAGTACGAGCTATCTTATACCAATGTCCTCAACATGCTGGAATTAGGCGGTATTCCCCTTTTATCTTCCGAACGTGGGGAAGGAACGCCGGTCATCATCGCGGGCGGCCCCTGCGCCTTCAATCCCGCGCCTATGGAGGCCTTTATTGATGCCTTCGTCATCGGCGAGGGGGAAGAGGCAATTTTGGAAATTGCCGCGGTAGCCCTGATCATTAAGAGACGGGGCGGGAGTCGCGCCGCTATGTTGTCCGCCCTGGCCGACATTGCCGGCATTTATGTCCCCGCCCTGCATGAGGAAGGAAAACGGATCCGCAAAAGGATCGTCAGCGACCTGAATAGGTGGTGTTTGCCTACCCGGCCGGTGGTGCCGCTCATGAAGACCATCCACGACCGCATCACACTGGAAATCGCGCGTGGTTGCACGCGGGGCTGCCGTTTCTGTCAGGCGGGGATGGTCTGGCGGCCCGTACGGGAAAGGGAGCAGGCCGGAATCGAAGGCATGGCCGAGGGGCTGCTCTGCGCCACGGGCTATGACGAGATTTCCCTGCTATCGCTAAGTTCGGGCGATTACAGCCGCATTGAACCGCTGCTCGCCACCCTCATGGAACGGTACTATGAAAAACGGGTTGCCCTGGCCCTGCCCTCTCTCCGAGCCGAAACCCTGACCAGAAGTCTCATCGAAAATATTCGCCGGGTGCGCAAGACAAGTTTTACGCTGGCGCCCGAGGCCGGCACCCAGCGCCTGCGCAATATCATCAATAAAGGTAATAGTTCCGGGGAGCTGCTGGCCACGACGGAGCAGGTATTTGCCGCCGGATGGAAGTCCATCAAGCTCTATTTCATGCTCGGCCTGCCCGAGGAGACGCAAGCCGATCTCGAAGGGATCGTGGATCTGGCCTACCAGACGCTGAAAACCGGTCAGCAGCGCGGACAGGTCACGGTCAGCCTTTCCACCTTCGTGCCCAAAAGCCATACGCCCTTCCAGTGGCAAAGACAGATCAGCCTGGCCGAGACCAAGGAACGGCAGTTTTTCCTGAGAGACCGGATCCGCCACCGCAATATCAGCGTCAAGTGGCACGACGCCAAAACCAGCCTGCTGGAGGGCATCCTGTCGCGCGGTGACGCCCGGACCGGTGAGCTCATCGCCGCCGCGTTCCGCCTCGGCTGCCGTTTCGACGGCTGGACGGACCAGTTGCGCTTTGACCTGTGGGAGCAGGCGATGACGCAGACGGGCGTCAATGCTGAGCCCTATCTGGAGGCACGGGATCATAACCGGGAGCTGCCCTGGGACAGGATAGATTGCGGCGTGAACCGTGATTTTCTGCTGGATGAGGCCAAGAAGGCCCTGGCCGGAGAAGCGACGCCCGATTGCCGCAACGGACTTTGCCAGGACTGCGGGGTATGCGATCAGGAGACCATCAGGGTCATTACGGCCGCCGCACCTGGGCCTATTCCAAAACCCGCTCACCCTGAGCCCTTCGACCCTGCTCAGGAGATGCTTGTCGAAGGGCAGCCAATTTCATTACAGGCCAAGGCAATAGCTGCCGGAGAAACTGGCAAACTGTTCCGGATAAAATTCGCCAAGCTACATACCGCACGCTTTTTATCGCATGCCGAACTGTCGGAGGCATTGATCCGCGCCATCAAACGCCAGGGCCTGACCTTCGTATATTCCCAGGGCTACCACCCGCATCCCCGGATTTCCTTCGCCATAGCCACCTCCGTGGGGATGGAGAGCCAGGCGGAGTACGCGGATATTCAAGTCGTCGCCTGCGCGCAGGAACCGCTCCAACTGCAAGAGGAGATCAATGCCCTGCTGCCGGCGGGACTGGAAATCCTCGATATCAAAGCAATGACGCCCCCAGCCGGGAGTTTATCCACCCTGGTGACGGGATTTACATATACCATCACCCTGCCGGCAAATGACAGCCTCGATCTCACCGGGATGAGGGGAAAAATGAACGCCTTTCTCCAGTCCAAAACGGTGATTATAATACGGGAGACCGGTGAGAAAAAGGTCGCCAAGGACATCCGCTCCTTCGTGTCCCGACTGGTTTTAGATGCCGAAAAACGCGCGTTGATCCTCACAGCGCTGATCAGCCCGGAAGGAACAGTCCGGCCGCTGGAAATACTGACGCACGTGCTGGGGATAGGTCCCGAGGCGGCGTTACAGGCGCGGATAGTCAAAACGGAAACCCATTGGGCCGTCAATAAATAAATTCTATTGACAAATGGCATCAAACTTCTGTATGAGTGCGAACCAAAATTCGTTATAAGGATTCAGCTATGTATGCAGTCATAAAAACAGGTGGAAAGCAGCACCGGGTTTCAGAGGGAGAGATGCTGTCCATAGAAAAAGTCGCGGGCGGCAAGGGCGACGAGGTCGTCTTCAGCGAGGTGCTGATGGTCGCCGACGAGAATAACGTCCGCGTGGGCACACCCGTCGTGGAAGGCGCCAAGGTCATCGGCGTGATTATGGAACAGAAGAAAAACAAGAAGATAGTCGTCTTCAAGATGAAGCGCAGAAAAGGCTACCACAAAAAGACCGGACATCGCCAGCCGCAGACGAGCATGCGGATCAAGGCGATTACCATTTAGCGGAGGCGGACATGGCACACAAAAAAGGACAGGGCAGCTCCCGGAACGGACGGGACAGCAAACCCCAGATGCGGGGCGTAAAGGTTTATGGCGGTCAGGTAATCAGCGCGGGCGGCATCATCATCCGTCAGTTGGGAACGAAGATCCATCCCGGCGTGAACGTGGGACTCGGGAAGGATTATACGATCTTTGCCAAGATAGACGGCGTCGTAAAATTTGAACGGTATGATAAGACCCGCAAAAAGGTTAGTGTTTACGCGGCAGCGGAGGCATAAACAGACAATGCAGGGGCAACCGCGAGAGCGTAAATGCCCCGGGCCGATGCACAAGATTATTATCGAAGCATATTAAAAGGCACTTCAAATAGTGCCTTTTATTTTTTATGATACCCACATGACGGTACGTCGTCACAAAGGACAATGAAAATCTCCCCTAACCCCTCTTTAGGAAAGAGGGGGAGTAGATTGTTTCATTTTTGCCAAAGAGGGGGAGTAGGGTGTTTAATTTTTGCCAAAGAGAGGAAAATAACGTCCCCCTTTAGTAAAACAACTAAATCTTCCCTCATTGGCAAAGGGATACAACTAAACTTCCCCCTTTAGAAAAGGGGGATTGAGGGGGATTTGAGGTTCATTTTCAGATGAAATTCATTGACGAGGCAAAAATTCTGGTCAAGGCCGGCGACGGCGGGCAGGGTTGCGTGAGCTTCCGGAGGGAAAAATTCATCCCTCACGGCGGGCCGGACGGCGGCAACGGCGGCCGGGGCGGGGACATCATCCTCATCACCTCGCGTAGCCACAGCACGCTGCTCGATATGAAATACCGCCAGCATCACACGGCCAAGCGGGGCGGGCACGGCTCCGGCAACAACCGGACCGGGAAAGACGCGATAGACATTGTTTTGGTCGTCCCGATGGGCACTTTGGTAAAAGACGATGCGACCGGGGAGATTCTGGCCGATCTCACCGAGGAAGGGCAGCGCTTTATTGTGGCCAAAGGCGGTATCGGCGGCAAAGGCAACGCCTGGTTTACCTCGTCCACTTATCAGGCCCCGCACTTTGCCCAGGAAGGCATGCCCGGTGATGAACGCTGGGTAAAGCTGGAGCTGAAACTCCTGGCCGATGTGGGGATCATCGGCTTCCCCAATGTGGGAAAATCGTCCTTTATCGCCCGGGTGTCGGCCGCCCGACCCAAGATCGCCGATTATCCCTTCACGACCCTGACGCCCAATCTCGGCGTCGTAAAATACGGCAATCTGGAATCATTTGTTATTGCCGACATACCGGGACTGATCGAAGGCGCCCATCAGGGGTTGGGCCGCGGCATAAAATTTCTGCGTCATGTGGAAAGGACGAAAGTGCTGCTGCATATCATTGACATTGCCGACGGCGATTGTCCGGGCGCCTGGGAGAACTATCTGACCATCAACGGGGAACTGGAAAAGTTTTCCGCCGATATGATGGAAAAGCCGCAGATCGTCGCCATCAACAAAATTGATCTCCCGGACACGCGGGAAAAGTTGGAAATAGAGCTGGCCCGGTTGGAAAAAAATGGTATAAGGGCCTACCCCTTTTCCGCCGCGACGGGCGAGGGCACAAGAGATATCCTGAATGAAATGATTCGCCTGCTGGGCAGGTAGGTAACACTCTCGTGGCGGCGCACCGTCACCAAGGACAATGAAAATCTCCCCTAACCCCTCTTTACCAAAGAGGGGGAATAGAGGGTTTCCTCTTTACCAAAGAGGGGAACAAAATATCCCCTCTAGCAAAGAGGAGAATAATAACCTCCCCCCTTTAGCAAATGGGCGCAAAATAACCTCCCCCTTTAGCAAAGGGGGATTGAGGGGGATTTGAAGTTCATTTTCAGATGAGAGGCAGTTGTATGTCCAATAGTATAAGAGAAGACATACTGGTCCCGGTCAAAAAGGTCCTGATCAAAATCGGCAGCGCCGTGCTCACGGGCGCCGACGGCCTGGATCTGGCCATTATTGATCAGTTGGTCGAGGAGATCGCCCGGCTGAAAGGCCAAGGCTATCAGATCATCATGGTCACCTCCGGGGCCATCGCCTCGGGGAAGCACCGCATGGGGATTACGGGCCCCTTGAAAAGCATCCCCCAGAAGCAGGCCGCGGCCGCCATCGGTCAGGGGAGGCTCATGCGCGTCTATGCCAACGCCTTCGGCAAACAGGGCATCCACGTCGCGCAGATCCTGCTCACCATGAGCGACCTGACCGACAGGAAGAGATTCCTGAATATCAAAAACACCCTCTCTACGCTCGTCGAATGGGGCGTCATTCCAATCATCAATGAAAACGACACGGTGGCCGTTGACGAGATAAAATTCGGCGACAACGATCACCTGGCCGCAATGATGGCGAACCTCATCGAAACCCACTTAGTCATCAACCTGACCTCGACGGATGGCCTTTACGACGGCAACCCGACGGTCTCCCGACAGGCGAAACTCATAACGCTCGTGCCGGCCTGCACCGACGAAATTGAAAAAGTGGCGACCGAAGACACGACCTCCGTCGGTTCCGGCGGGATGAAAAGCAAGGTCAAGGCCGCCCGGAAGGTAACGGCCTGCGGGATTCCTTACATCATCGGTCCCGGGAAAGAAAAAGGAGTGCTTGCAGCCATCTTTTCCGGCCGGGAGAAAGGCACGCTGTTCCTGCCCGTGCGCCAGCACTTGAAAAGCAGAAAGTCCTGGATCGCCTTTACCCTGAGACCGCGGGGACGTTTATGCCTTGATGCAGGGGCCCGGAAGGCCATCCTGGAGGACGGCAAAAGCCTCTTGCCTTCCGGCATCATAGGCGTGGAAGGCAATTTTGAGGCCGGCGATGCCGTAACCTGCGTAGATCGCGAGGGCGCGCCCCTGGCCAACGGCCTCGTCAATTACAGCGCCGCAGAGATCATCCGCATCATGGGTTTGAAGACTTCCGAAGTAGAGGGAGCCCTCGGCTACAAGGATTACGACGAGGTAATCCACCGCGACAACCTGGCCGTCACGGGGAAAAAGCGCTAAGCTGAAATAATTGAGGTTTATGCGGTCTATACTCCTGTTGGCTCTGATTATCCAAAGTCAAGGGCGCCTTGTTTGAGCGTCAGGTACTTAGCCAATCCTTCTGCATGAACCAATGCGTCAGGCAACGGTAGACGTTCCAGAGCCCGGGGTTCAACCTTTATGGCATCTCCACCATAGGATTTTCCAACCTTCTTGAGATTACTGATAGTCTCTGCGTTCGAGAGAACCTTCCAGAGATGTTCGATAAATTCAGGAGACGAATGTTTTGGATAAACACACAGCAGGCACGTCAGGGGAACCACGTCAGCACGATTTCTGATGAAACGCGCACTTCTTCTGCCGAGATAGGCAAACAGGATTGGCGGAACTTTGCGTACCTCCATCCGATACCACGGTCTTCGCGTCTTTATGAGAGTTTTATCTGGCAGACCTCTTCTTTCGCCGTCCTCGAGATATTTCTGCACAGACCCCGGAAGCTGATCAAGTGACATCCCGTTGACGTTCAATAATCGGGTTGGTCTCCCCTTGTCTTCAAGTCGGCTAATATCCTCCGGATTAAAGTACTCACCTTGGACATCTCGCATTCTTCCCAAAGCCTTTACCAGCAAGGTATCTGGAATTTCCAATTCCTTGGCGCGCGCTGATGTCATAAAGAAGAAATCATTGTCACCCGTGACAATGCCACGCATAACGGAGGCAAAATCGCCAAGAGTGTATTGATGTTCGGCATCGTCTGACGGTGGTCTTGACAACCCAGTAGTGAGAGCTTCGGACAATAATCGGCGATGGACTTGGATGCCTTTGTAGTTTTTCTGCGGTCGTCCCGAAACGAGTGCCGTTACCTCTTTTGGATCTCGATCAAGACATTTCACCCAGTCAAATTCACTGGCCGGTTTTGCTTTGCTGATGAGAAAGACGAGGGCGTTGGTGTCAACATCAGGGAAGGGTGTGGCTTCTGAAGCGAATGCGATGACCGCGTCTAATCTGTATTGAGAACAAATCCATTGCCAAAGGGCATTAGCAAACACACCCTCGCAAATGTCCGCCGAAACAATATAGGCGAGACGTCCCTCGGGGGCCAAAGTCAGGAGCGCCCTGATGAGAAAATAAACATGCAATCCCGCCCGCCCGTCAATATGCCGCCCAGTCGCCTTACGCGCAAACTCTTTTAGATGCTCTTTTTGTGCCGGCGATAAACGGTGATGGCGGATATAGGGGGGGTTGGCAATTATGGCTGGGAATAGTTCTGATGGTGGA
The Deltaproteobacteria bacterium genome window above contains:
- a CDS encoding N-6 DNA methylase; protein product: MPKTQAYKLTRSGVKREDQRKKGQFWTPDWTADIMVAYVLRGKPSRLLDPALGQGVFFRAAKRYAQSHDFDLTLFGRDIDPEVIDQARISGLVTEDLGNVEIRDFVLDPPSELFPAIIANPPYIRHHRLSPAQKEHLKEFARKATGRHIDGRAGLHVYFLIRALLTLAPEGRLAYIVSADICEGVFANALWQWICSQYRLDAVIAFASEATPFPDVDTNALVFLISKAKPASEFDWVKCLDRDPKEVTALVSGRPQKNYKGIQVHRRLLSEALTTGLSRPPSDDAEHQYTLGDFASVMRGIVTGDNDFFFMTSARAKELEIPDTLLVKALGRMRDVQGEYFNPEDISRLEDKGRPTRLLNVNGMSLDQLPGSVQKYLEDGERRGLPDKTLIKTRRPWYRMEVRKVPPILFAYLGRRSARFIRNRADVVPLTCLLCVYPKHSSPEFIEHLWKVLSNAETISNLKKVGKSYGGDAIKVEPRALERLPLPDALVHAEGLAKYLTLKQGALDFG